In Urechidicola croceus, a single window of DNA contains:
- the ccoG gene encoding cytochrome c oxidase accessory protein CcoG, translating to MAKKEQESFRDSIGTIKADGKRQWIYPKKPHGFFYKYRTYLSWVLLLFLLVAPFIKINGNQFILLNVLERRFNIFGVPFWPQDFHLVVISMIIGVIFITLFTVIYGRLFCGWVCPQTIFLEMVFRKIEYAIEGDRGAQIRLDKQPWNGNKILKKGLKWIVFFLISFIIANVFLAYFIGSNQLIEIITDNPKNHISGLFSILIFTGIFFFVFTWFREQVCIIVCPYGRLQGVLLDNKSVNVAYDYVRGEGETGRAKFKKNENRTETGKGDCIDCHQCVNVCPTGIDIRNGTQLECVNCTACIDECDHIMESVDLPKGLIRYASEDNIAKGEPFKFTTRVKGYTAVLFVLIGVLTAMLFMRNDIEATVLRLPGQLYETKENNIISNVFTYKLLNKTTEDITDISFKLMSHEGTINLIGSQGFTLKKQELSDGTMFIEIPKNKLKDAKEKIKIGLYSNGKLIETTKTNFLGPRSYR from the coding sequence ATGGCAAAAAAAGAGCAAGAATCATTTAGAGATTCTATCGGAACTATAAAAGCCGATGGGAAACGACAATGGATTTATCCAAAGAAACCACATGGCTTTTTTTATAAATATCGAACGTATCTTTCTTGGGTTTTATTACTTTTTTTATTGGTTGCACCGTTTATAAAAATAAATGGGAATCAATTTATTCTATTGAATGTACTCGAACGAAGGTTTAATATTTTTGGAGTTCCTTTTTGGCCACAAGATTTTCATTTGGTCGTTATATCGATGATAATAGGTGTAATTTTTATCACTTTATTTACGGTAATTTATGGACGGTTATTTTGTGGTTGGGTGTGCCCTCAAACAATATTTTTAGAAATGGTTTTTCGAAAAATTGAATATGCCATTGAAGGAGATCGAGGCGCTCAAATAAGATTAGATAAACAACCTTGGAATGGTAATAAAATTCTAAAAAAAGGATTAAAATGGATTGTTTTTTTTCTGATTTCATTCATTATTGCAAATGTGTTTTTAGCCTATTTTATTGGAAGTAATCAACTGATAGAAATTATCACAGACAATCCAAAAAATCATATTAGTGGGTTGTTTTCCATCTTAATATTTACTGGTATTTTCTTCTTTGTATTTACTTGGTTTAGGGAGCAAGTGTGTATAATTGTTTGTCCTTACGGAAGATTACAGGGAGTTTTGCTTGATAATAAATCTGTAAATGTTGCATATGATTATGTGAGAGGAGAAGGTGAAACCGGTAGAGCAAAATTCAAGAAAAATGAAAACAGAACAGAAACAGGAAAAGGAGATTGTATTGATTGTCATCAATGTGTAAACGTATGCCCAACAGGGATTGACATTCGAAATGGGACTCAATTAGAATGTGTGAATTGTACCGCTTGTATTGATGAGTGTGATCATATTATGGAAAGTGTTGATTTACCAAAAGGGTTGATACGCTATGCTTCTGAAGATAATATTGCCAAAGGAGAACCATTTAAGTTTACGACAAGAGTTAAAGGATATACAGCAGTATTGTTTGTATTGATTGGGGTATTGACTGCAATGTTATTTATGAGAAATGATATAGAAGCAACAGTTTTAAGACTTCCGGGTCAATTATATGAAACCAAAGAAAATAATATCATTAGTAATGTTTTTACATATAAATTATTAAATAAAACGACAGAGGATATCACGGATATTTCATTTAAATTGATGTCTCATGAGGGAACAATAAATTTAATAGGAAGTCAAGGTTTTACATTGAAAAAACAAGAGTTATCAGACGGAACAATGTTCATAGAGATACCTAAAAACAAACTGAAAGACGCTAAAGAAAAAATTAAAATAGGGTTGTACTCAAATGGAAAATTAATAGAAACTACAAAGACCAACTTTTTAGGTCCACGTAGTTATAGATAA
- a CDS encoding FixH family protein: protein MKINWGTGIVIAFLLFMSFILFFVIKSSTQDQYKYDLVSEEYYKDELKYQVEIDKLNNAKSLKIEINKVDKGIEIKFPVNFNANNTDGLVSFYRPSNKVLDFKLPLEIAKNRMLISDEKLVQGNWNISIDFENNSKEYLIKKTISY, encoded by the coding sequence ATGAAAATAAATTGGGGAACGGGAATAGTAATTGCATTTTTATTGTTTATGAGTTTTATCTTATTTTTTGTCATAAAATCATCTACTCAAGACCAATACAAATATGATTTGGTTTCAGAAGAATATTATAAGGATGAATTAAAATATCAAGTTGAAATCGATAAATTGAATAATGCCAAAAGTTTGAAAATTGAAATTAATAAAGTTGACAAGGGTATTGAAATAAAATTCCCTGTAAATTTCAATGCCAATAATACTGATGGATTGGTGTCTTTTTATAGGCCTTCAAATAAAGTTTTGGACTTTAAATTACCTTTAGAAATAGCAAAAAATAGAATGTTAATTTCTGATGAAAAACTAGTACAGGGCAATTGGAATATTAGTATTGATTTTGAGAATAATTCAAAGGAGTATTTAATTAAGAAAACGATATCATACTAA
- a CDS encoding GAF domain-containing protein, giving the protein MNKPKVIEMSHSEEIELPLNLHVSFEKVYSFYKKYAEDSKHPFHKSAKDILQQINNFPELIEGFTDESILEKNKEQIDLLLEPLFPEILTDNEIKSAAVPYTFTTFRFSNRFKKILENAPEDYELKIRNLEENEMYLQSCVMILNFCYGYSVDLKRPFFFDIPDKKLGITKHYRVAFNGDFSEVIPTELAPKITDEDYKILLDNFDNIEVWKEKFPPNSYIFKGFGIMNLFDVTADETLSSIRYNLLKQDDNLVENMRTDLSEFYNIKDLILGFSIFDFPSNRLDCIKVKKSESIILDTLDTDLCATFFCEGVTNQIFVKKEALAISDVEKYGLGTNYNPFYKNLKSRGIASILLIPISCGHDSFALLEIASPRPYELNSISQNKLKDILPVFEAAVKRSTEEHKNILEATIQQYYTAIHPSVKWRFYEAAEKYQIQLQNGDENPKLDEIIFSDVYPLYGQSDIKGSSLARNIAIKNDLTNQLNLAVNVLDKAQAKESLPIYEELMFRIKEYLTDVKIGLDAGDELGIIDFLKSEIYPVFSHIKKINDELADAVKIYMDRIDSNLQVVYEERRGYEESVTILNEKLASHIDKKQMEAQAMFPHYFERYKTDGIEHNMYIGKSLVNNSDYDSLYLYNLRLWQLKVMCEMENIAHKLKATLKNKLEIASLILVHSNSLAIKFRMDEKQFDVDGAYNIRYEIIKKRIDKAHIKGTNERLTVPGKIAIVYSQDKDAKEYKKYIKYLQSKNLLGKVEKLELEDLQGVTGLKALRVEVIYTSDFDEKKTITINQLIEDINA; this is encoded by the coding sequence ATGAATAAACCAAAAGTTATAGAAATGAGTCATTCTGAAGAAATTGAACTTCCATTAAACCTACATGTAAGTTTTGAAAAAGTGTATTCATTTTATAAAAAATATGCAGAAGATTCAAAGCACCCTTTTCATAAATCTGCAAAGGATATTTTACAACAGATAAATAATTTTCCAGAATTGATAGAGGGTTTTACTGATGAATCAATTTTAGAGAAGAATAAAGAGCAAATAGATTTATTGCTAGAACCACTTTTTCCTGAGATATTAACAGATAATGAAATAAAATCTGCAGCAGTTCCATATACATTTACAACTTTTAGATTCTCAAATAGATTTAAAAAAATTTTAGAAAATGCTCCTGAAGATTACGAATTAAAAATTCGAAACTTAGAAGAAAACGAAATGTATTTACAATCATGCGTAATGATTTTAAATTTTTGTTATGGATATTCAGTTGATTTAAAACGACCATTCTTTTTTGATATTCCTGATAAAAAATTAGGAATAACTAAACATTATCGTGTCGCTTTTAATGGAGATTTTTCAGAAGTAATTCCTACTGAATTGGCGCCAAAGATAACTGATGAAGATTACAAAATATTATTAGATAATTTTGACAATATTGAAGTTTGGAAAGAAAAATTCCCTCCCAATAGTTATATTTTTAAAGGTTTTGGAATAATGAATTTATTTGATGTAACTGCAGATGAAACTTTATCTTCAATTCGTTACAATCTTTTAAAACAAGACGACAATCTCGTTGAGAATATGCGAACAGATTTATCCGAATTTTATAATATCAAAGATTTAATTTTAGGTTTTTCAATTTTTGATTTCCCTTCAAATAGATTAGATTGTATCAAAGTAAAAAAATCAGAAAGCATCATTTTAGATACTTTAGATACAGATTTATGTGCAACATTTTTTTGTGAAGGAGTAACCAATCAAATATTTGTTAAAAAGGAAGCATTGGCAATTTCAGATGTTGAAAAATATGGGTTGGGAACAAATTACAATCCATTTTATAAAAATTTAAAGTCTCGAGGAATTGCAAGTATTTTATTAATTCCTATTTCTTGCGGTCATGATTCATTTGCATTATTAGAAATAGCATCACCTAGACCATATGAGTTAAACTCAATTAGTCAAAATAAGTTAAAAGACATTTTACCAGTATTTGAAGCGGCAGTTAAGCGTTCTACTGAAGAACATAAAAATATATTAGAAGCAACAATTCAACAATATTACACTGCAATTCATCCTTCTGTTAAATGGCGTTTTTACGAAGCGGCAGAAAAATACCAAATTCAACTTCAAAATGGAGATGAAAATCCTAAACTAGATGAAATTATTTTCAGTGATGTGTATCCTTTATATGGTCAGTCAGATATTAAAGGCTCATCTTTGGCAAGAAATATTGCTATTAAAAATGATTTAACCAATCAACTAAATTTAGCTGTAAATGTATTAGATAAGGCACAAGCAAAAGAAAGTTTACCTATTTATGAAGAGTTAATGTTTAGAATAAAAGAATATTTAACAGACGTAAAGATTGGTTTGGATGCAGGAGATGAATTAGGAATTATTGATTTCTTGAAAAGTGAGATTTACCCTGTTTTTAGTCATATAAAAAAGATAAATGATGAACTTGCTGATGCTGTTAAAATTTATATGGATCGAATTGATTCAAATTTACAAGTAGTCTACGAAGAACGAAGAGGTTATGAAGAAAGTGTAACCATTTTAAATGAAAAACTGGCTAGCCACATAGATAAAAAGCAAATGGAGGCTCAGGCAATGTTTCCTCATTATTTTGAACGCTATAAAACTGATGGTATTGAACACAATATGTATATAGGAAAGTCATTAGTTAATAATTCAGATTATGACTCTTTATATTTGTACAACCTTCGTTTATGGCAATTAAAAGTAATGTGTGAAATGGAAAACATTGCCCATAAATTAAAAGCTACCCTTAAAAATAAATTAGAAATAGCTTCTCTAATTTTGGTGCACAGTAACTCATTAGCAATTAAATTTAGAATGGATGAGAAACAATTTGATGTTGATGGTGCCTATAATATTCGCTATGAAATTATTAAGAAAAGAATTGATAAGGCGCATATCAAAGGGACTAATGAACGTTTAACAGTTCCAGGAAAAATTGCAATCGTATATTCTCAAGATAAAGATG
- a CDS encoding sulfite exporter TauE/SafE family protein, translated as MLYTAIILGFLGSFHCVGMCGPIAFVLPVNRDSNSKKILQVSLYHLGRLLSYTIIGLVFGLIGKGLYLAGLQQRISILMGIVMIVLVLIPAKIFNQYNFSKPLYRLIGKVKSNLGKLLKNKSNKSLLLIGVLNGFLPCGMVYMALVGAVATSNFYSGMFYMFLFGLGTIPLMTSAVYFRNIFSISFRNKIQKAIPLFVVLIGTLFILRGLGLGIPYISPSNASLTVNSIPVGCQFDK; from the coding sequence ATGCTTTATACAGCAATTATATTAGGTTTTTTAGGGAGTTTTCACTGCGTGGGTATGTGCGGCCCTATCGCCTTTGTATTGCCAGTAAATAGAGATAGTAATAGTAAAAAAATACTTCAAGTTAGTTTATATCATTTGGGTAGGTTGCTGAGTTATACAATTATAGGCTTGGTTTTTGGATTGATAGGGAAAGGCTTGTATTTAGCAGGGTTACAGCAGCGAATTTCTATTTTAATGGGTATTGTTATGATTGTTTTAGTGCTTATTCCTGCTAAAATATTTAATCAATATAATTTTTCAAAACCACTATATAGATTAATTGGTAAAGTAAAATCTAACTTAGGAAAATTATTAAAAAACAAATCCAATAAGTCATTATTGTTAATAGGTGTCTTAAATGGATTTCTTCCTTGTGGTATGGTGTATATGGCACTGGTTGGAGCAGTTGCAACAAGTAATTTTTACTCTGGAATGTTTTATATGTTTTTATTTGGTTTGGGCACAATACCATTAATGACTTCGGCTGTTTATTTTCGAAATATATTTTCGATTTCATTTAGAAATAAAATTCAAAAAGCAATCCCACTATTTGTTGTGCTAATTGGAACGCTTTTCATTTTAAGAGGATTGGGCTTAGGCATTCCATATATTTCGCCTTCTAATGCTTCACTCACAGTAAATAGCATTCCTGTTGGTTGTCAATTTGATAAATAA